The following DNA comes from Nothobranchius furzeri strain GRZ-AD chromosome 19, NfurGRZ-RIMD1, whole genome shotgun sequence.
tgtggagctctgggatggaaacctttccacccggttctcctcagCGGCAgcgctgcgcatctcagatcgcagcggcacttgtctgctgtgcggctgccggcttgtggagctctgggagacctctgtgttccacccggttttacccagcggtcagcccggcgtatctctggttcagaagctctggtgttgtgcacagttaactccggttgtagctaggttgctacctccgttagcttagctcccacctccgcgttagctttgggttagcttcaggttagcttgtagctagttcgaccgggtgtcgtcagttgatcccagccttacagccccaccctcagctccacctctcttcccttttgtggaattgtctgggcttgacagaacctgtgacacggtcaaaatggcggtggtggccacctcccatttttcttcaaaaacgtgttagtggagtctatggaaacccattgtccaatatttatatgtcgatggtgtgaaCGAGCTAACGTTAAGCGCGGGTTTTCTTTTTGCCGCCTGGGTGGAGCCGAGCAGCGCTTTTGACTCTAGGGCGGAGCGGAGCTGTAGGGGAAACCTTATTTGATGGGGGAGCGTGATTTGATGGTACACCTgtatgttgtggtgaagagagagctgagccaaaaggtgAAGCTTTCAGTTTaatggttgatctacgttcctacccacaTTTTGCCTcaaaagctttgggtagtgactgaaagaacgagatcacggaaacAAGCGGCTGAagtgagttttctcctcagtgtgtctgggctcacccttagagatagggtgagaagcttggtcatccgggaggggctcggagtagaacatagagaggagccagctgaggtcgcTCATGCATCAAGTTAggacgcctccctagtgaggttttccaggcacgtccagccaggaggagacccaaaggtagacccaggacaccctagagggactatgtctcagctggcaagggaacaccttgggattcccccggaggagctgggagagggaagtctgggcctccttgtTTAGACTATTGCCCTTGTGACCACATGAATAAGTGACAAAGAATTTAACCAaaataaaatgtgcaaaaattaATTTCAAAGTAAAATTCTTCAGATAATCAACTTGTGTTTGTTAGCACTGGTTGATTAACTTTTATAACGTTTATAtggaaaaatatttaaaaaaaactgcaaaatTATAAAGATATTTTAACCGATTAGTTCTTGCCGTACTCCATACACACTTTACCTAAAGCTCTGTGTAGAATAACGCACTTCATGTAAAAACTTAGTGTCACtatagtgttttatttattcatttattgttttaccttttttgcggTGAAGAATTATCCAGAACCTTTACCTACATTAATAAATCAAAACTAACACGAGTTAAGATAAAGGAAACTAgcttaaaaattaataaattcgATTCGATGGACACTGGTTAGCATGACATCATATAGCAAGACATCGCTTCAGTTCCCGACAGCCTATCGCGGCCACAGTTGCTTGATGGACACGCACAAACCAGCCAATCAAAAGCCGGCAGTGGTCAGGCGGGGGCAGGACTAAAGGGGACAGGTAGAACCGATCACCAACTTGAGTACCACATCAGTGGAACCACAACAAGATAAAGTCCTCCTGTCTTATTCTCTCCCAGCGATCTGCGAGTGGCGAGAGCGATGTCGATGCACTTTTACCAGCTGAGCACCAAGCTGCTCGGGGACACCGTCAGTAAAATGAACGAAAATCTGACCTCAGTGGTTTTGGTGGCTTCGTTCTTCACGCTGACGGTGGGTTATGTTTCTAAACGGCTGCTCAAAGAGTCCTCTCACAGAGACAAGGTGGGTTTaagtttagaatagaatagaatacataTGGATGTCATTTGTAATCCACATGCATGTGTTTTGATCTTGTCTCATTTCGCAGAAATACCCACCCTACATACCGTCCAGCATTCCCTTTCTTGGACATGCAGTTGCATTTGGAAAAAGTCCAATAGAATTTCTTGAAAATGCTTATGAGAAGGTCAGTGTTTAAGTATTAATCAACAACATTTATAATAATCTATGAGCATGATATTTGACAATTTTTCTCATGTTAgcaaatatgcaacagacttaaTTCCAACTTTTTGCTCAATTTTCATTCAAATTATATTTAAATTAAGGATATGTTGTGATTCCACTagacctatttagattaaatgcaagatatttatttttaattttatttggaGGCTAAACATGGTCAAATGTAGCCGTTTGCTTTATAATTTGTGCCCCATATCCAGTGGTGCACCCAGATTATGTCATAAGGGGGCCAGTGAAAATTTTAGGGTGGCACACCAACTTGATTCTTTTGGTAACTCTGTGAGCACTCAGCCTTTAGCAGTGTACTGAATGCTCTTTTTATTGTTCAGTAAAATCAAACAATATGGATTAAACACATTTACCTCAAATTTGAGAAACGAAAACAACAATGCAAATGAAAACACGAAGGCAAACACAGCCAGtatgaaaatataaaaaaaattaatctTATTGCAAAAATCAAGTCATACATTATATAGACCATAAAGACCATCTACGTGTGTTATTGGTGCATATAGAGCCCCCATCAAGAAACCTATATGTATAGATCTTCTATCCAGGTGGGGGAAAAACGACCTGTGTTCTAATGTGGTTTGACCTCTGCCCCTGCTCTCCTGCAGTACGGCCCTGTCTTCAGTTTCACCATGGTGGGGAAAACCTTCACTTACCTGCTGGGCAGCGATGCAGCCACACTGATGTTCAACAGCAAAAACGAAGACCTGAACGCAGAAGACGTCTACTCCAAACTGACCACGCCGGTGTTTGGTAAAGGAGTGGCGTACGACGTGCCGAACCCTGTGAGTTTATTCAAACTGTCAAGTCACTTTTAATAACCAATTAAAATGGGTGTAAAACATATATTGTTTCTTCTTTTGCAGCTCTTTCTGGAGCAGAAGAAGATGTTGAAGACGGGACTCAACATTGCTCGCTTCAAAGAGCACGTGAAGATCATTGAGGCCGAGACCATTGAGTATTTTCAGAGATGGGGAGACAGTGGGGAGAGAAGTAAGCAAATAATGCGACTTCACCTTTAAAACCATTGACAACAAAGTCAcgagaggtgtaggagactgtgtaACTGATCGTTGTCAGCCATTTTCTCCTATCAGACCTGTTTGAGGCTCTCTCAGAGCTGATCATCCTGACAGCCAGCAGTTGCCTGCATGGGAAGGAGATCCGCGGCATGCTGAATGAGCGAGTGGCCCAGCTTTACGCTGACTTGGATGGAGGGTTCAGCCACGCCGCTTGGCTCCTGCCTGCCTGGTTGCCCCTGCCTAGCTTCAGGTTGGTCCCAACACATCAATTACAGCTTAAACATTTGCTGGTTGATCCATAAAACAGACACGTTCCAAAAATCACTTGGTTTTAGGAAACGAGACAGAGCTCACCGAGAGATCAAGAACATCTTCTTCAAGGTGATTGAAAAGCGCAGAAGATCTGGAGACAAGGCCGACGACATCCTGCAGACCCTCATTGATGCCACCTACAAGTAAGTCGGCATCAGCTGTAATTAATAACCACTGATTTTGTGTGTGAGTGCGCATgaccttcttgtcactgttaaacatgactgattatcataaataataattatgattaaccaaagaataataattcatttcagtaattaaatacctttataatgaaccatgatgattatttatggatATTGTAataagacagtgaaaagagtttattaaaaatgattcttttaaatcttgaagtgtccttcgtcttgcggatggaaccgcagtcagataaaggcagtcagattaaagatggtttacagcagactttctgtctcctgtgatggataatctgtaaatagaagtacagccaggacatcttaggtgtgttcttgctgtgtattagttctaattccatgctgtcgttctttttaaaacacagaaacggtttcgttacctgttttgtcgctacgtttcgccggcggctgcaggcttcctcgTAGGAAGGaaggaagcctgcagccgccggcgaaacgtagcgacaaaacaggtaacgaaaccgtttctgtgttacgaggaagcctgcagccgccggcgaaacgtagccaCAAAACAGgcaacgaaaccgtttctgtgttttaaaaagaatgacagcatggaattacagccaggacagcttgacccagctgaggaagtgtgacctttgggtcacaaatgagctcATTCATGTTGCTACAACACTAAACTTACATTTTACACTCAACCACACAAGGAGAGTATAAGTTGTTAATACATTTCCAACCTTGTGTcgtgatgcttttattttgtagggaTGGTCGACCGCTGAATGATAATGAGATTGCGGGGATGCTGATAGGTCTGCTGCTGGCGGGACAGCACACGTCATCCACCACCAGCGCCTGGATGGGGTTCTTTCTTGCCCGGGACAAAGATCTGCAGGAGCGCTGCTACGCTGAGCAGAAGGCCGTGTGCGGAGAAGATCTGCCACCACTGGACTTTGATCAGGTGATGAGCAGATAAGGAAAAGAAAGAGGAAATAAAGATGGTGGGAGATTCCCTCAAAAGAGCTCAGTATGTTCTGGAGTGAGAGCAGATAAAGGAGAAATAGTAGAGGGCCCAGcatagaaccttgtgggacaccatgagcgAGGGAAGTGaaggaggaccaaaacttggagaTGGACactgagaaggaacgctcaggcagctaagaggagaaccactccagagcagttcccaataggcctacccagtctctcagcctgtccagcagcaggtgatggtcaacagtgtcaaaggctgcagtcaggtccagcaggaccagaacagaacattaGAAAGAGGTCCTGCTGATGATCGGTAGGTTTTGTAACTTTGTTTTTGCGTCAGTTGAAGGATCTCAGCTTGTTGGAGCGCTGCTTAAAGGAAACGCTGAGGCTCCGCCCACCAATAATGACCATGATGAGGATGGCTCGAACACCTCAGGTGAGTTTTTACATCATCTGCACTTCCTATATCCTCGAGCCCAGGTTTGTTAAAAGTTGTGTTTTCTCCCAGACTGCCGCAGGATATGACATCCCCGTGGGTCATCAAGTCTGCGTCTCCCCGACCGTCAACCACCGTCTCCAAGACACCTGGGTGGAGAGGATGGATTTCAGTCCCAGCCGATACCTCAACGACAACCCCGCTGCAGGGGAGAAGTTTGCCTACATACCATTTGGAGCCGGTAAGACGAGTGTTACAGCGTGAAATGTCTCTCGCTGCTCGGTTTTATCTGACCCTATCCCGACATCTCCAGGTCGTCATCGCTGCATCGGAGAAAACTTCGCCTACGTCCAAATTAAAACAGTCTGGTCCACTTTGCTGCGCCTGTACGAGTTCGACCTGGTGGATGGATATTTCCCCACCATCAACTACACCACAATGATCCACACGCCTCACAACCCCGTCATCAGATACAGGAGGAGGCAGTGAGAGGCAGGAGGAGGGACCTCCTGGGTGGAGGTTTTCATGTCACGGGACTTGAACTGGAGACGATGCAGATGAATGCACTATGCTCCAGATGCTGAAGCCTTGCCCTGTTCTTTAATTGCACCTCAGACTGAGAAAAAACAACATATTCCATTTCTTTTTTGAAAGTTTCAGAGTAAAATGCATCATGAGACTCCAGCTCCAAAGCAAATGCCGTTATTAAATATA
Coding sequences within:
- the cyp51 gene encoding lanosterol 14-alpha demethylase, with product MSMHFYQLSTKLLGDTVSKMNENLTSVVLVASFFTLTVGYVSKRLLKESSHRDKKYPPYIPSSIPFLGHAVAFGKSPIEFLENAYEKYGPVFSFTMVGKTFTYLLGSDAATLMFNSKNEDLNAEDVYSKLTTPVFGKGVAYDVPNPLFLEQKKMLKTGLNIARFKEHVKIIEAETIEYFQRWGDSGERNLFEALSELIILTASSCLHGKEIRGMLNERVAQLYADLDGGFSHAAWLLPAWLPLPSFRKRDRAHREIKNIFFKVIEKRRRSGDKADDILQTLIDATYKDGRPLNDNEIAGMLIGLLLAGQHTSSTTSAWMGFFLARDKDLQERCYAEQKAVCGEDLPPLDFDQLKDLSLLERCLKETLRLRPPIMTMMRMARTPQTAAGYDIPVGHQVCVSPTVNHRLQDTWVERMDFSPSRYLNDNPAAGEKFAYIPFGAGRHRCIGENFAYVQIKTVWSTLLRLYEFDLVDGYFPTINYTTMIHTPHNPVIRYRRRQ